In a single window of the Lagenorhynchus albirostris chromosome 19, mLagAlb1.1, whole genome shotgun sequence genome:
- the BLOC1S3 gene encoding biogenesis of lysosome-related organelles complex 1 subunit 3 produces the protein MASQSRRRRPLRRPETVVPGEAAETDSELSVSSSEEEELYLVLSGPTRGRPTGLRVVGEAAETDSDSEPEPKAAPRDLPPLVVQRETAGEAWGEEEAPAPAPARSLLQLRLAESQARLDHDVAAAVSGVYRRAGRDVAALAGRLAAAQAAGLAAAHSVRLARGDLCALAERLDIVAGCRLLPDIRGVPGTEPEQDPGPRAYL, from the coding sequence ATGGCGTCCCAGAGTCGTCGGCGGAGGCCGCTGCGGAGGCCTGAGACGGTGGTGCCGGGGGAGGCGGCCGAGACGGACTCGGAGCTCTCTGTGTCCTCGTCGGAGGAGGAGGAGCTGTACCTGGTCCTCTCGGGCCCGACGCGCGGCCGCCCCACGGGACTGCGGGTGGTCGGGGAGGCCGCGGAGACCGACTCGGACTCGGAGCCGGAGCCGAAGGCCGCGCCGAGAGATCTGCCTCCGCTCGTGGTGCAGCGGGAGACTGCcggggaggcctggggagaggaggaggcccCGGCGCCCGCCCCCGCGCGTTCGCTGCTGCAGCTCCGGCTGGCTGAGAGCCAGGCGCGGCTGGACCACGACGTAGCGGCCGCGGTGAGCGGCGTGTACCGCCGCGCGGGCCGTGATGTGGCCGCCCTGGCCGGTAGGCTGGCGGCTGCCCAGGCGGCGGGATTGGCGGCGGCCCACAGCGTGCGCCTGGCGCGGGGGGACCTCTGCGCGCTGGCCGAGCGCCTGGACATCGTGGCCGGCTGCCGCCTGCTGCCCGACATCCGCGGCGTGCCTGGCACCGAGCCCGAACAAGACCCGGGACCGCGAGCCTATCTGTGA
- the TRAPPC6A gene encoding trafficking protein particle complex subunit 6A isoform X3 produces the protein MEMLEDPETEKKQREGRRCLSRAANIDKAGPPPSLPSSSAHHTSPEKKGGASPKHQWKREWAGSRLGAGGGACPAGPMRTRGAGRLLGREGRRMADAALFEFLHTEMVAELWAQDPDPGPGGQKMSLSVLEGMGFRVGQALGESLVSSLFLISGLPPPLAWAPPQAAPRDASLQGGAGRPQVPMQRRVGGRVPKADGQPPHQSSGDLRPAGPQLPPSHPDGLGSAVPGGSAQVPGLHLRPPTGHPQHPGHQEPGHRLRGSPARL, from the exons ATGGAAATGCTCGAGGACCCGGAAACGGAgaagaagcagagggaagggcggAGATGCTTGTCACGTGCGGCCAATATAGACAAAGCAGGCCCTCCCCCTAGTCTCCCAAGTTCGAGCGCGCACCACACGAGCCCAGAAAAGAAAGGCGGGGCTAGCCCGAAACACCAATGGAAGCGAGAGTGGGCGGGCTCGCGCTTAGGCGCAGGAGGCGGAGCTTGCCCAGCCGGGCCAATGAGGACACGAGGCGCTGGACGGTTGTTAGGCAGGGAAGGTCGGCGCATGGCTGACGCGGCACTGTTCGAGTTTCTGCACACGGAAATGGTAGCGGAGCTGTGGGCGCAAGATCCGGACCCCGGCCCCGGG GGACAGAAGATGAGCCTGTCGGTCCTGGAGGGCATGGGCTTCCGcgtgggccaggccctgggcgaGAG CCtggtctcctccctcttcctcatctcggggctcccccctcccctggcctgggccccaccccaggctgccCCGAGAGACGCTAGCCTTCAGGGAGGAGCTGGACGCCCTCAAGTTCCTATGCAAAGACGTGTGGGCGGCCGTGTTCCAAAAGCAGATGGACAGCCTCCGCACCAATCATCAG gggACCTACGTCCTGCAGGACCACAGCTTCCCCCTTCTCATCCGGATGGCCTCGGGTCTGCAGTACCTGGAGGAAGCGCCCAAG TTCCTGGCCTTCACCTGCGGCCTCCTACGGGGCACCCTCAGCACCCTGGGCATCAAGAGCCTGGTCACCGCCTCCGTGGCAGCCCTGCCCGCCT GTAA
- the TRAPPC6A gene encoding trafficking protein particle complex subunit 6A isoform X1 — translation MEMLEDPETEKKQREGRRCLSRAANIDKAGPPPSLPSSSAHHTSPEKKGGASPKHQWKREWAGSRLGAGGGACPAGPMRTRGAGRLLGREGRRMADAALFEFLHTEMVAELWAQDPDPGPGGQKMSLSVLEGMGFRVGQALGERLPRETLAFREELDALKFLCKDVWAAVFQKQMDSLRTNHQFPLGARAVPGPGGPLHGPGLQLLTTTLEGHAPSGAGHQARGRRPVGPRAALKDGPVTDHHGFEGRVLPDLSPAGLGPGSLLPFLANKGTGATPAPMGPSSVPRGPTSCRTTASPFSSGWPRVCSTWRKRPSSWPSPAASYGAPSAPWASRAWSPPPWQPCPPVSSRW, via the exons ATGGAAATGCTCGAGGACCCGGAAACGGAgaagaagcagagggaagggcggAGATGCTTGTCACGTGCGGCCAATATAGACAAAGCAGGCCCTCCCCCTAGTCTCCCAAGTTCGAGCGCGCACCACACGAGCCCAGAAAAGAAAGGCGGGGCTAGCCCGAAACACCAATGGAAGCGAGAGTGGGCGGGCTCGCGCTTAGGCGCAGGAGGCGGAGCTTGCCCAGCCGGGCCAATGAGGACACGAGGCGCTGGACGGTTGTTAGGCAGGGAAGGTCGGCGCATGGCTGACGCGGCACTGTTCGAGTTTCTGCACACGGAAATGGTAGCGGAGCTGTGGGCGCAAGATCCGGACCCCGGCCCCGGG GGACAGAAGATGAGCCTGTCGGTCCTGGAGGGCATGGGCTTCCGcgtgggccaggccctgggcgaGAG gctgccCCGAGAGACGCTAGCCTTCAGGGAGGAGCTGGACGCCCTCAAGTTCCTATGCAAAGACGTGTGGGCGGCCGTGTTCCAAAAGCAGATGGACAGCCTCCGCACCAATCATCAG TTCCCATTAGGAGCCCGTGCTGTGCCGGGGCCCGGCGGGCCGCTCCACGGGCCTGGGCTGCAGCTTCTCACCACCACCCTGGAAGGTCACGCACCCAGCGGGGCAGGACACCAGGCCCGGGGCCGAAGGCCCGTGGGTCCTCGTGCAGCTCTGAAGGACGGGCCCGTGACCGACCACCACGGTTTTGAGGGAAGGGTCCTTCCGGACCTCAGCCCAGCGGGGCTGGGCCCTGGGTCCTTGCTTCCCTTCCTCGCTAACAAAGGTACAGGTGCCACCCCAGCCCCCATGGgcccctcctctgtccccaggggACCTACGTCCTGCAGGACCACAGCTTCCCCCTTCTCATCCGGATGGCCTCGGGTCTGCAGTACCTGGAGGAAGCGCCCAAG TTCCTGGCCTTCACCTGCGGCCTCCTACGGGGCACCCTCAGCACCCTGGGCATCAAGAGCCTGGTCACCGCCTCCGTGGCAGCCCTGCCCGCCT GTAAGTTCCAGGTGGTGA
- the TRAPPC6A gene encoding trafficking protein particle complex subunit 6A isoform X2, whose protein sequence is MEMLEDPETEKKQREGRRCLSRAANIDKAGPPPSLPSSSAHHTSPEKKGGASPKHQWKREWAGSRLGAGGGACPAGPMRTRGAGRLLGREGRRMADAALFEFLHTEMVAELWAQDPDPGPGGQKMSLSVLEGMGFRVGQALGERLPRETLAFREELDALKFLCKDVWAAVFQKQMDSLRTNHQVRGHAQRPRAGEGTPPRGAVAAGPARPRGPAQAGRQARAPSGPLCHPPGEARRLPWGVAAVSSLPAGLPGWAPEPAEGPLRPAAPRLGLMLLVRTWS, encoded by the exons ATGGAAATGCTCGAGGACCCGGAAACGGAgaagaagcagagggaagggcggAGATGCTTGTCACGTGCGGCCAATATAGACAAAGCAGGCCCTCCCCCTAGTCTCCCAAGTTCGAGCGCGCACCACACGAGCCCAGAAAAGAAAGGCGGGGCTAGCCCGAAACACCAATGGAAGCGAGAGTGGGCGGGCTCGCGCTTAGGCGCAGGAGGCGGAGCTTGCCCAGCCGGGCCAATGAGGACACGAGGCGCTGGACGGTTGTTAGGCAGGGAAGGTCGGCGCATGGCTGACGCGGCACTGTTCGAGTTTCTGCACACGGAAATGGTAGCGGAGCTGTGGGCGCAAGATCCGGACCCCGGCCCCGGG GGACAGAAGATGAGCCTGTCGGTCCTGGAGGGCATGGGCTTCCGcgtgggccaggccctgggcgaGAG gctgccCCGAGAGACGCTAGCCTTCAGGGAGGAGCTGGACGCCCTCAAGTTCCTATGCAAAGACGTGTGGGCGGCCGTGTTCCAAAAGCAGATGGACAGCCTCCGCACCAATCATCAGGTGCGTGGCCACGCCCAGCGCCCAAGAGCCGGGGAGGGGACTCCCCCGCGCGGGGCGGTTGCAGCCGGCCCAGCCCGGCCACGGGGACCTGCCCAAGCTGGGAGGCAGGCACGGGCCCCCTCGGGGCCTCTGTGTCATCCTCCAGGGGAAGCCAGGAGGCTGCCGTGGGGCGTGGCAGCCGTTTCCAGCCTCCCCGCAGGCCTCCCAGGATGGGCCCCAGAGCCGGCAGAAGGCCCCTTGCGGCCGGCGGCACCTCGCCTCGGCCTGATGCTTCTTGTCCGGACCTGGTCCTAG
- the TRAPPC6A gene encoding trafficking protein particle complex subunit 6A isoform X4, whose protein sequence is MRTRGAGRLLGREGRRMADAALFEFLHTEMVAELWAQDPDPGPGGQKMSLSVLEGMGFRVGQALGERLPRETLAFREELDALKFLCKDVWAAVFQKQMDSLRTNHQGTYVLQDHSFPLLIRMASGLQYLEEAPKFLAFTCGLLRGTLSTLGIKSLVTASVAALPACKFQVVIQRS, encoded by the exons ATGAGGACACGAGGCGCTGGACGGTTGTTAGGCAGGGAAGGTCGGCGCATGGCTGACGCGGCACTGTTCGAGTTTCTGCACACGGAAATGGTAGCGGAGCTGTGGGCGCAAGATCCGGACCCCGGCCCCGGG GGACAGAAGATGAGCCTGTCGGTCCTGGAGGGCATGGGCTTCCGcgtgggccaggccctgggcgaGAG gctgccCCGAGAGACGCTAGCCTTCAGGGAGGAGCTGGACGCCCTCAAGTTCCTATGCAAAGACGTGTGGGCGGCCGTGTTCCAAAAGCAGATGGACAGCCTCCGCACCAATCATCAG gggACCTACGTCCTGCAGGACCACAGCTTCCCCCTTCTCATCCGGATGGCCTCGGGTCTGCAGTACCTGGAGGAAGCGCCCAAG TTCCTGGCCTTCACCTGCGGCCTCCTACGGGGCACCCTCAGCACCCTGGGCATCAAGAGCCTGGTCACCGCCTCCGTGGCAGCCCTGCCCGCCT GTAAGTTCCAGGTGGTGATCCAGAGATCCTGA